TCACCACCTGGAGCTCGGTGAGGTTGCTGCTGCTCCCAGCTTGCTGCCCTATCACAGCCATCTGCAGGGAAGGAGGAGTATGAGGAGGGAGTAGGGAAGACAAGCAGGTTCAGGCGCCCCCTGCTGGCCTGCCGTCCAACACAGGCCTGAGCAGAAACAGATGGGCCCCTTGGCTAGGGAAGACTGGCTGAATGGGAAGGGGTGAGGGGGTGGCGGTTCACCTCGCCCACTTACCTGGTGAAGCTGAACTGCAGAAACAGGGATCTGTACGGTCCCAGAGGGTGCTGTCAGGAACACCTGAGGGACACCACCTGCATTGAAAAGCACGGGAAATACTCATTTTCGTGCTCAAGAGGATCTCTAGTTAGCGGAGGTGTGATATATATAAGTGACTGGGGAGCTTCAGACATGTGGCAAAGGATGTGTGCCCCAAAGTGTCTCATGCAATGCATGAGGGTGCCTGTAGTGCGAGGGTTTAAGTGTGCATGAATGTCCAAATGAACAAGTACAATTGTCCAGTGAGTGTGAGAATATCCAAGTCTGCGTATTTGTGCAGGAATATAAGTGGGCGTTGGGGAGAGACATAAATAGGAGGGGAGAATGCATCTCAGTGTTGGAGTTGGGGCACATCTGAGCGCCTGTAGAAGGGAGAAATGGTCCTACTGTCTTCAGCCCTGACCCTTCCCTCACCTTGCTCCTGGACCTGGCTGTGGGACACCTGCATGGTGGATGGTGCCTGGGAGAAGGCATTGAGCACGGTGAGGCTGCCATCAGCCAGGCCCGAGGTGGGGGCATACATCACTGCATGGGGACTAGGGTACATCATGTGGCCACCCACAGTTGTGGGTATAGACGACGTCATGATGGTGGCGGGCAACgtcactggaaaacacagatacacatcAGGGAGCTGATTCCCACTGCTCTCTCTCATCCTGCCCCAGGAGTCCAGCCTCTAGGATCTGTGGACCATGCTCTGCGTCACAACTTTGACAAAAGATTGTTTCTTTGTTCCCTGCCATCAACTGAAAAAGAGCCTGACGTTTTCTTCTGAGCGGGATGCTAGGATCCGATTCTCTGTTCCCAGACCCTTCATCACAGCGATGGCCCTCTCCCGGGGACTGCACTACTCACTGCATTTCCAcctgctccttcctctccccttcctgaacTTACACCTAACCAGTCCATCCTTGAGACAATCACTTCTCCAAAGCCAACGCAGGAACCTGTTAAAGTGCAAATTCTAACTCACTGGGTTTGAGGTAACACTGGAGCTTCTGAAAACCCCAAGTTCTTAGGTACTTGGGCCCTAGACCACACTGTAGTAAGTAAGATTGGAACGACAGTAACTTACTCGTGAGAGTTCGCTCTAATTTCTGAAATGACCAGAGACAGCTGAGGGAAATCACAGCCACTCAAGACCTGCAATGCCCTCCCATCTGGTGACGAATACAACTGCCTCTTCCTTGGCAGTGACCAAATAATTTCCCAGCACTTCCTTAGTTCTTCCTTGACTCCACATCCCCACTGCAGCAGGGTTCAAACCCCAGCCCCGCTCACTTGGTTTTTCTATAAACATGAGACCAAAACCCCAGTTCCTACTTTAGTAAATTCCCTTGGGCTCCTCAATACAGGAGCCAGACTGCTAAGCACCTTCTGCTAGACTTCCTGTGGGAAGGCAGGACATGGAGGGGAGGGGGTGACAAGGAGTTATACCTGTCCCGCTGGAGGAGGTCTGCGTGAGGTCTGTGCTGCTGTCACGAGAGGGAGACGTTTGCTGTGGGGCCTGGTGCACCTGAATGGCCTGCACAGGGACCTGCTGGGCCACTGCCCCACCTACAAGACACAGTGTTTTACTTGGGCTCCATCCCATGCAGTTTGTCGCCTTCACCAAACATGCTGGAGTACTATAGTCCCAGGGACCCGCACACTTGTTCCCAATTCTATCACTTTCCCCTGGGACCTGAAAAGGTCCTTCACGTCCAGAATGAAGtgacttccctctttctccttgctTCTGTCTTCCTCAGCTGACCCAGAGCTATCCTTAACCCATCAAGGACATAACCTGCCCTCCAGTCacatcagagaagcagcagaacAACTATCTCCACAGTGACAGAGGTCTAGGGGTGAGCTAgccagaccagaccagactgaAGAGCTCAAACTGCCTACTCCACCAGCAGGGATCTCACTGGACATAGGAGGATTCTCTTTGACTCTAACCCATGTCCACCTTCTCTTAGTCCTCCTGGGGCTAGCCCTAAAGTCCCTATTATAGTCTCAATCTGTCCCAGGGAGAACCAACCTCTCCCTGCCCCTCGTAACTCACCAGGCATGAGGGTGAAGCTGGTAGGCAGCTGCATCAGGCCCCCAGAGGAGACAGGACCACTGCCTGTACTCTTGAGCACAGTCCCGTTGGCACTGCTGACAGCACTGGGGCTGACGCTAGCAGACACTGGTGCCAGGTAGTTGGTGATGGGGAAGGAGGGGCCGCTGCTGACTTGCATGGTGGTTGAGGTGCTGGGTGCTGTTTGGATGGTGGAGGTGGTACCCGGCAGGTTGGTGACTGTGAATGCTGGCTTCAGTGTGTCCTATACCCAGAGTAAAGATGGAGCAGTGAACTTCTAAGACTTCATCCCTGCAGTAGCTTTGTGTGAATTGAGAACTCAAGCAGAAACTGTGTTTCAGTCAGTTAAAACCCTAGTTATACCATTTACTTGCACCATGCAAGTCATAATGCTGTTGGGTATGATGGCATGGCCTAAGTCCTAACAGTTGTCTAGTCTCATCTACACAAtgcaaccttgtctcaaaacttaaaaataacacCAGGTGTGATGGCgcttgcctttgatcccagcacctgtgaggcagaggaggcagatctgtgagttcaaggccagtctggtctacataatgagtcccaggacaatataaataaatattgcaaacaaacaatgaaaaactaCAATTACTTAACTCAGAGGCTGTTAAGAAGATTAAGCGGGGTGGAATTCCCGAAACCACTCAGAGAGAAGCATCTAAGCTCACGTCAAGATCAAAACAAACACAGTGAGAACTCTTGCGTGTTCTCCACCCCAGGGACCTGCACGAATCTCACTCATGGTCTGTTTTCAGCTCTGGCAGTGACTGTCTGGGTGACCCTGAGATAATAACTTCCCTTTTATGAGCTTTAATGTCCTCTTCAAAACGTGAGAGGGTCGGACTTAAGTTCTCTTCAAAAGGGTTCTTATGGTTCTGAACCGATGGGCTCTATGGCAGGGATCGGGATCTTCAAAGAAAGCTCATGAAGGTTTGACAGTGATGCAGTTTAGCCAAAGACCAACTACCAGGGGACTTACCCACAGGACAGAAATGAGGCCTACACACACCAGAAAATGATTGCAGATAACAGGTAAGTAAAACAAGGGGACACCCGGAGTATTGACTCTCTCCTCTAAGGGCCTCTGTTCTTCTAGTAGGGAAGAAGAAGCCAGGAGATGAGAAACAAGCCTCCAGGCCTAGATCCGACTTGATTCAAAAACCCGGGGTGGGTCAGCCCGGGATGTTTGCTAAGCAACCGGCCTCAAGGCCTTTGGTTGGTAGAGGCGTTGCTAAGGCAAACAGTGCCGCTTCCTTCCATTGGTCAGTTAGTTAAGCACCCGGAAGGTGGAGCTCCACAGACAGCAAGCAGGAAGACCCGCCCCTCTCTCCTTACCAGGAATAAGGGGGAGGCGGCGTAACTAGAGCCGGCATCCTTAGTAGCAGGCCAGAGCTCTCTCCCTAACAGCCCAGGCCGGGGTATCCTGAACACCCGGGATGAGGCTCGCTATTATGGTAGTCCCTTGCCCAATCTGACAGCCTCTTGGCAACAGCAGTGGGTTCCCAGGACCCTAGATTCGGGGGCTCCCTTCCTATTCCCAGCCTGCCAGGAGGGCAGGGCTAAGCTACACCCCCGCCCCCAGCGGGGAGACAGCTGGCGGGAGGAATGCAAAGGCCTTGCCAGGCAGGCGGGCTGCGGGCGGGAGGCCGGCGTGGAGCCCGAGCCGGCCTTATATGGGCACGGAGGCCGCCCGCTTATCTAGGGGGACGGCCTCCTGTCAGGAATGGAGGATGGACACCTGTCTCCTAGGATAAGGACCATTAACCTGGCCCACTCCACATCCCGAAGAATATGTTTACCTGTACTAGGCCAAGAAAGGAAAGggacctttttttcttccctccctttacACAGGTGACCCCAACAACACACCTTGGTTTCCCCACTGCTGTCAGATTCCGACACCTGGTAGGTGAGATCCGGCTCTTCAAAGCCAGTGGCACTCATTCTCTGGTCTGTGGTGGGGTCTGAGCGGGGTGGAGAGTCTGGCGAGTTGAGGCAGGTCTGAATCAGCGCCTTGCCGGTCTCACTGGTGATCATGGGCTGCAGTTTGCGGGTGGCAAAGGTATACACATGGCCTGTCTCACTGGCCACCAGCAACAGCACCTGTGTCCCTGTCAGCGTGGACAGCTCATAGGCCTGGGGAGTTGGGAGGGAGATAGATGGGCAGGTCAGAATCTCCTCTCTACTTCCCTGGGGAAATTATGTGGTGATCTCCAGCAATGACCTTCGCCTCTAGTGACTGAAGCAGGGTCCTATCTAGATATCTGGAGGTGAGCTGCCTATATCCTTGAAGACGCTGTCCCATGGTCTGCAGACACCcgaagaaaacagaaatagctTCCAGGGATTGAGCATATAACCTCGAGGGGACACAGAAAGACCCAGTTAGCTATCCCCTAACACTAcctggtgtgctcttcctcctCACTGTCAGTGAGATCCTACCATGCTGAATTCACACATCACATTAGTAACAACAGTCATCTAAGTGTGCAACTGCCCATGCTTCCTGCCAGGACACTGCACAGGCTCTAACCTGTTGCCACAGCCAAACTCCTTTTGCCCTGTAATGCTATACTGCCCTTTTCCTTTGCCTTGGGATAGAAGGACAAGGGAAGACCCACGGTACTTATTACCTTCTCCCAAAACCTGATCAAGGGTTACTGATAGTGCTCAAACCGATGAGACCAAGTTTGCAACAGATACTCTGCCTTGAGCCCAGGGATGGGATCCCCTGCTAAATTGCACAACCCACCTTGGAAGCTGTTCCAGCTTCTACAAGGAACAGATAAAAACACTGGTTCCCAGGTTATAGGTTGTCTTCCAGTTCCTCTGTTTTCATTCCTTCCTGTATCTCCTAGACTCCAGGACGATCCCTTTCCTCACCACTTTTCACAGGCTATCGACTGGCAAAAGACCTCTACAGATCTTTCTGTCCCCAACACTGCACGCACTGATTCGCCCTAGAGCTGGAAACCCTACTTGTCCCAAAGAACGGTGATTCTGTAGCCAGTCCTGCGGGCAGCATGAGATTTCCAGAGAAAGCAGCGGAAGACACATGGCCAGGGCGGGACTTGGTCCCTGCTTGCCGGTCCTCAAGGCAGTAGCAGTTCTCCCGCCCAGCCTTCCTACCTGGTCCCTAACCCTGCCTGTCCTTCAAGCCCGCACAACTCAGCGATGCCCACCTTTCCTCCCACTCACGCTCGCTCACTGCTGTCATCCAACTCCAGCCTGCTCATCTCAAAACCTTCTGCTCCCTTTCCCACCGCCCTTCCCGCACACCAGGACACAGTGGATCGGCTGACCCCCGCGTCTGGTTATCCACCTTCCTGCCGGCCCCTCTTCACTCCGGCACTCCTCAGGTCCCTCTTTCTCCCGCGCGCTGGTCACTCCCACCTCGGCGCCTTAGCCCTGGATTCCGGACGTTCGCAgcatctcccctctccccacttttccccGGCGGCCCCTCCCCTTTCGCTCGGCCCGTGAACAACCATCCCCTCCTACACACCTTCTGCGGACTCGCAGCCTCTCACCTCCGCCTCGGCTCTGTCTCGCTCCCGGGCTACCCTAGCGCGCACCCACCCTCCGGGTCCCCCCCGGGGCGCGCCAACCTCTGGCTCCGGTACCTTCTTCATGATGCCCGTCTTCCTCTTGCTGAAGGTCGTATAGCGCCGCAGCTTGTTGTCGATGAACTCCATCTTGATCTTCACGCGGCCCCGGGTCTTCTTTCCCGGCTTGGCCCCGCTCACCGCACCGCTCACCGGCCCGTAGCCCCCGGCGGCTGCCGCCGCTGCCTCGGGCCCACCGACCACCACGCCGAGCTCCATCTCGCTCAGGCTCCGCTTGAGGCCGCGCCGCTCGGcgcccagctcctcctcctcgcCGGACTCCGAGTCGCCCTCGCTGCCGCTGTAGAGGGCCCCGGCGGTGGGCGCCGGGGTGGGCGCCGCTGCCGCTGCAGCCTCCCGCTCCAGACGGCCCGGGCCGAGCCCCGCGCCGTTCCCGGGAACCCGGCCCCCGTTCGCCCCGCGAGTCCCACCGCCGCCTCCGCCGCCCGGCCGCCCCGTCGGGGTCCGGTTCAGGCTGCCCCCCAGGGCTGAGCCCCGGCCCAGAGCCGCCGCGGCCCCAGCTTGGCTCGGTAACATGGCGCTCAATGCAGGAGGGCGGACAGGCAAGTCAGCGAGGAATCGGGGCCGCCGCCGCCATCGGCTTCCCGGTTCCACCGGGCACTCACTCCCGTCGCTGCTAGAGCCGCTCTCGCTGCCGCGGCCGCCGCTGCGAACCCACGGCCCCTGCACGCCCGGGCCGACCTGGGCCCTTACTTTCCTGCCCCTATGGCCGGGGTTGCCCCAGGCCGCGCGCAGCGCCCCCTGTCCGTGTGCTGGGGAGGCGCGCCCTGCGGCCGTCAGCGTCCCCCGGGGGGCAGGGGCTGCTGGCCGCGGCCGAGACCGCGGGTGGAGGGGGCCGGGACCACGCGCTGGCGGCGGAGGTATCccccaacccttcccccccccataTAAAGAGATACAATGTTTCCTTTTATGGCGAGGCCGCTCCTTATATGGTGAGCCCCAGCGCCCCCGCCCTATTGGTCCGCGCTTCCGGCACCTCCGCTCCCCATTGGCCCGAAGGGGACACTTATTTGCATAGACATACCGAACTCGCTGCGGTCATCCCGCGTCAGACCGCGATTCCGAGAGGGGCGGGGACAACTCCTTAAAGGAACAGTCGGGGAGAGCCAGCTCCGCCTCCAAGGGGTGAAGCGTGGTGGAGCATTGAGAGGGCCTGGCACCGAGGAAGCCTAGGAGAGGACTGGAATACTGGCTCGCCGGGAAGAGGGAACCCCTGAGTGGATTGGGGGTTGGAAGCAAATGAGGAAAAACACTCCCTAATTCCAGCGAAGGAGTGTAGGAATAGACTGGAGCGCTTCCATCACTTCCTGGGGAAGGTAAAGTGGTTGGAGCCAAGGGAGTGTGAGTGTGACTCCTCCAGCCCAGCGGCTCCACTCGTCCcatcccgccccccccccccacttccccttctctcctttcaaaGGATCAACACTTTCCCACAAGTCTAGCTGCGAGGTCACATATTCCTCATCCTCTCCACTGGGGGGTCTTTGGCACACatctggaagaggaggaggtacAGAGACGGCCTCCCATCCATGATGGGGGCAGGGCGGAGAGCGAGAGGTCAGTGAAGACTTCCAGCTGCCGGCTGCGCTGAAAGGGGGGTGTTTTAGATACAGCACACCCGGGCCAGTGCGGATAGGAGGAGTAAGGAGAAAAGACGTAAAGGTTAAAACGTGGGTGTTACAAAGCCCACGTTAAGGGTCCTAGAGTCTTGAGTCTTTGCTCCAAGATAGAGAAAATAGCTTGAACGCCTGTTACTGAGATTACTCAAATCTGGCTGAAGGggatggtgcacacatttaattccaacTTTTCCtgaggttgaggcagggggattgccccgagttcaagaccagcctgacctatgtAGTGAGTGCCAagccagccaggaccacacagcaaaactactcaaaaaaaaaaaagtattgaaatATGAAGTCTGTCTGCCTTTTGATAGGCCTGTGCTGGAACAAGAGACCTGGTCCATCTCTGGCGTTGTTTACCCATCCCTCAGGTTCTGAGTACAGATTTAACGGGGGTGGGAGTAAAGGAAACCACAATAGTTGTCTGGGGCTAGTTACATGGAGCTGCCTGTCGACAGTCTCCCCAGCCCATGAATGAATATCCTGATGCCCTTGGGAAGAAGATAAAGTGATTGGTTCGTTATACTGGTGTCAGCACAAGTATTGAACAAACAGgttagccagatgtggtggctgcAACActgaggaggccaaggcagggtCACCAGAAGGATGACCGTGGGTCCAAAGGCTGGTCTTAGTAACAGACTAATAATAGAAATAGACCAGCCCACGAGATTAAGGATTTTGGTGATGGCtcaccaccccccccacacacacatgagattAAAGACCTAGGTGACAGCTCAGTCAGTGAAATGCTTGCTTAGAAAGCATGAAGCTCTGAGTTTAAGCCCCAGAACTCACGTCAAAAAAGTCAGCTATAAATTAGGAGAAGCAGATGGTGCATGcattgaatcccagcacttgggaggcagaggcaggcagatctctgagttagagggcagcctggtctacagaacaagtcccaggacagccagggctacatggagaaaccctgtctggggggcaGGGAGCAGCTATGGTGGCACATAGTTGTATCTATTTCAGTGCTGGGAGGATACAGGTAGACACCTGGGGACCCCAGTCATTCAGGCTACCCTACTTGGCAGTTGAGTGAGAGACAATGTCTTTAAAAGCAAGTCTGAGTTGGTgacatggctcagtaggtaaaggcaattactgccaagcctgagttcaacccctgggacaacatggtggaaggaaagaaccaattcttgaaagttgtcctccaCCCTCGCATAaacactatgcacacacacaaataaaatataataaatttaaaaaaataaaaacccagtggGCAGTTTCTGAGGAACAGCAATCAAGACTATCCTACGGCTTCACATCCTCTCCCAGACATACAGAAACAAAGAGCAAAGTGAAGTATGGAAGTCTCAATGCTCACAGGCTGGTATTGAACTTACTATAAAGCTGAGGGGGACTTTGAACATCTACTCCTCCCTGACTCCAGCCCTCTAGTGCTCCCAGATAGAGCgggagccaccacacccagctgcaaAAACCTTCTGCATGGGTTGGGTGTGGTAGAGCATGACCGTGCACcgatctacaaagtgagatcctttctcaaaacacatgcatgcacacacacaagtataaacCAAccacttttgttttaattatatacaAGTTGAGCCATATAGAAGTGCTATTTTATAGGTCAAGAGGGTATAAAATTGTTGATTTCATCTTTATGTTTGCACTGGGCGACAGTGTTCATTGCATTGCTTACGATGAATCACAGTCCAAACCATAGAAATATCAAGAGATTTGCGATAAAGTATGTCTATACATGCACAGACAATATAGGTTTAGTCACTAAATCTCTGAAAACAGGAACTAGGATCACTCCTGGCTCCCATTTCCCCTCTAATTTGCTCCACAGGTACTAAACCTAGGAATGCATTAGCTTAAGAGGCAGAATAGGTCAGATACATAGATTCTGGAAAGATTCATGGGCCACAGATAGAGTGGGGGTGGAGGCATGGAGGTGGGAGAGCCTGAAATCCACAGCAACCCCACTCAGCTTCCAAAGAATTTTAAATCCTATACTGCAAGGCGCTACCCCACCATATCCACAGTGGACCAAGGCAGTATCCCATCACACCCACAGTGGGGCAAGGCGGTACCCCATCACATCCACAGTGAACCACAGTGGACTAAGGCGCTACCCCACCACATCCACAGTGGAGCAAGGCGGTACCCCATCACACCCACAGTGGAGCAAGGCGGTACCCCATCACATCCACAGTGGGAGGTCTGGGGAGAACCCTACCCTGTCCTTCCAAGGAGCTGCTTTCTCCTGGGCTACTGTGTTGTGTCCCAACCTACTTAGGATGACTTCATCCACACTGCCTTTTGTCCCCACTGCCTTCCTAGAAAGGCAGATTCTAGAAAGCCGTGGTGCAAGCACTAGCAGTACTTAGCTCTAGACTAGGTCTGGGACAAAAAGTACATTGTACTTTATGTACACTGTACCTACCACCAGTCGGTTTCTCATCAGAATTACACTTTTACCTATTTTCTCTTACGTTCAAGCAAAACTCAAGAAACAAAGCAGACGTGAGTTAAATGGGTTTTGATGTTggctacacacacaaaaaaaatcagggTTAAGATTTTGCATTGGGAATGGcgacacatgcctgtcatcccagcacttgggaggtagaggcaggaagatcagagttcaagAGCAACCGCAGCTATGCAGTGGGTTGATGATCATTTTTGGGCCACACGTGAGTTCCTGTCACACACAAACAATACTAAAGTCAGTTTTACCTCCAAATAAGGCTGACTTTCCTAACACTGGTGGCCTTCagagacagtctctctctgtgtgtgtgacacagagtCGGTCCATGCAGACAGAGGGAAGGAAACACCAAGAAGAAAATGGCTGTGGAGACTGAGGTAGTGGTCATGGAAGAAGATCCAGGAGCTACCTTTTTTTTATGTAGCTGATatgtgggtttctctgtgtatgcctggtgccatGGACGCCAGATACTCTAGAACTGAAGTTGGAGATAGTTGTGAGCGGCcaggtgggtactgggaattgccaccgggtgctctggaagagcagccagtatgtgctcttaatggctgagccatctgtccagtccttggccttgatcctcctgcctctaccaacCAGATTCTAGGATTACAGGACTGTATCTCCATGCTTAGTCTCTGGCTGGAGCTCTaacagggtttcatgcatgccaGCACCCTGTCAATGGAGCGttcttacttttgttttcttgggaCAGAGCCtggtatgtagctcaggctggcctggagctcacaattctctagcctctgcctcctgcggtACTttccaaatattatatatatatatatatatatatatgtatatatatatacataatatatactcTAGATATTCTTTACGTATATAtactatttacatatatacacacatatacacacacgcgcgcaatTTGTGTATATcagtgttttgcttgaatgtatggATGTGTGTCACTTGTGTGCCTGATAcctgaggaggacagaagagggagtcttgctccctggaactggagttacaggtagttgtgaactgctgcttatgtgggtgctgggaactgaacccaggtcctctgcaagagcagccagtgctcttaacccctgagccattatctctccagccctggccttCCTAGTTTTAAAGGGACTCAGAGCCTGTTGATGTCATTAacccctttttctgttttctttgatcgtCCTCCATCGTCCATCTACATCCCTGGGTGTGGGGACCAAGTCACCAGCTGTCACACGGGTTAAGACGGATCACAAAACATCTGGAAACTGGAAAGCAGGGCCAGTATCTACTAGCCAGTCCTGTCCACACCCCACTAGATGAAATCACACTGCCCCTTCTCATCAGcgaagagaagaaaacagaacattTTTCATGAGCAAAGGAAGTGGGATCTTATGAACAGACTGTAAAAAAGGCTTCTTTATTGAGAGCAGCgagtgtaaaaaaaaacaaaacataaaacaataacaacaacaacaataaaagtatGAGGCAGGGGTGGCCCACCCTCCCCAATTCCTCTAGGGTTCACCCAGACCTCCCCATGCCCACCCACCCAACGCTGCAGTTACATAAAAAAGCCGCCCACGGTGCATACAAAAAGGGCGGGCTATATAAGTGTCAAAAGCCCCTGAACACTTCATCTGCCAGGCACTTGGGATGAGGAAAGGAGATGGGGGCACAGGATCTGGTTAGTGTGCACAAGTCCACAGTGGGGAGGACTCAACTTCTATGTCCTCCACGACCTGCTAGACCCCCAGGTGGGACCCATGAGCCAAGCGGCCTGTTGGTCCGGTGTGCCcgagctatcc
The nucleotide sequence above comes from Microtus pennsylvanicus isolate mMicPen1 chromosome 7, mMicPen1.hap1, whole genome shotgun sequence. Encoded proteins:
- the Srf gene encoding serum response factor isoform X1, whose product is MLPSQAGAAAALGRGSALGGSLNRTPTGRPGGGGGGGTRGANGGRVPGNGAGLGPGRLEREAAAAAAPTPAPTAGALYSGSEGDSESGEEEELGAERRGLKRSLSEMELGVVVGGPEAAAAAAGGYGPVSGAVSGAKPGKKTRGRVKIKMEFIDNKLRRYTTFSKRKTGIMKKAYELSTLTGTQVLLLVASETGHVYTFATRKLQPMITSETGKALIQTCLNSPDSPPRSDPTTDQRMSATGFEEPDLTYQVSESDSSGETKDTLKPAFTVTNLPGTTSTIQTAPSTSTTMQVSSGPSFPITNYLAPVSASVSPSAVSSANGTVLKSTGSGPVSSGGLMQLPTSFTLMPGGAVAQQVPVQAIQVHQAPQQTSPSRDSSTDLTQTSSSGTVTLPATIMTSSIPTTVGGHMMYPSPHAVMYAPTSGLADGSLTVLNAFSQAPSTMQVSHSQVQEQGGVPQVFLTAPSGTVQIPVSAVQLHQMAVIGQQAGSSSNLTELQVVNLDATHSTKSE
- the Srf gene encoding serum response factor isoform X2, which encodes MLPSQAGAAAALGRGSALGGSLNRTPTGRPGGGGGGGTRGANGGRVPGNGAGLGPGRLEREAAAAAAPTPAPTAGALYSGSEGDSESGEEEELGAERRGLKRSLSEMELGVVVGGPEAAAAAAGGYGPVSGAVSGAKPGKKTRGRVKIKMEFIDNKLRRYTTFSKRKTGIMKKAYELSTLTGTQVLLLVASETGHVYTFATRKLQPMITSETGKALIQTCLNSPDSPPRSDPTTDQRMSATGFEEPDLTYQVSESDSSGETKDTLKPAFTVTNLPGTTSTIQTAPSTSTTMQVSSGPSFPITNYLAPVSASVSPSAVSSANGTVLKSTGSGPVSSGGLMQLPTSFTLMPGGAVAQQVPVQAIQVHQAPQQTSPSRDSSTDLTQTSSSGTGGVPQVFLTAPSGTVQIPVSAVQLHQMAVIGQQAGSSSNLTELQVVNLDATHSTKSE